One Natronolimnobius sp. AArcel1 genomic region harbors:
- a CDS encoding carbohydrate ABC transporter permease: MSTDNLTDGPVQQSDRSGPLVAITRWIENLGETGLAYLLLSPVFLLLGAVALYPLLRTFELSLFQNVLSDPEFVGFQNYVALFTGEANPRMPGSTTFLPGVSTSGSFPFVHVEGLLRSALAVTLIFTVVSVFFETVIGFGQALVLDQEFRGRRWVRAAIIIPWAIPIVIQGMIFYLMFHPSTGFLTEYLANFGIVAETNTLNDPASSLLIVTVADIWKTTAFMALLILAGLQSIDRNLYDVAKVAGASKWQQFKLITLPLVLPALGIAILFRTIDAMRVYGLIDSVSGCTTVPSLSCMVVETFNTNRGLASAIAFVTAGVIAIAVMGVIYQQYKEGF, encoded by the coding sequence ATGAGTACTGATAACCTGACGGACGGTCCCGTTCAGCAGTCAGATCGGTCGGGGCCGCTCGTCGCGATCACGCGCTGGATTGAGAACCTCGGCGAGACTGGGCTTGCATACCTGCTACTGTCGCCGGTGTTTCTCCTGCTCGGAGCCGTTGCGCTGTATCCGCTTTTGCGGACGTTCGAACTCTCGCTGTTCCAGAACGTCCTGTCGGATCCGGAGTTCGTCGGCTTCCAGAACTACGTCGCCCTGTTCACTGGGGAGGCCAATCCACGGATGCCGGGCTCGACGACGTTTCTGCCCGGCGTAAGTACCAGCGGGAGTTTCCCGTTTGTTCACGTTGAGGGACTGCTTCGAAGCGCGCTCGCAGTGACGCTGATTTTCACTGTCGTGAGCGTCTTCTTCGAGACGGTCATCGGCTTCGGACAGGCGCTGGTGCTCGACCAGGAGTTCCGAGGACGCCGATGGGTGCGTGCGGCAATCATCATCCCGTGGGCAATTCCGATCGTTATTCAGGGGATGATCTTCTACCTGATGTTCCACCCAAGCACGGGCTTCCTGACGGAGTATCTGGCGAATTTCGGAATCGTCGCCGAGACGAACACGCTCAATGATCCAGCGAGTTCGTTGCTGATCGTCACCGTGGCTGATATCTGGAAGACAACAGCCTTCATGGCGCTGTTGATTCTCGCTGGCCTCCAGAGCATCGATCGAAACCTCTACGACGTCGCGAAGGTCGCCGGTGCATCGAAGTGGCAGCAGTTCAAGCTGATCACACTGCCGCTCGTGTTACCGGCGCTCGGCATTGCGATCCTCTTTCGGACGATCGACGCGATGCGCGTCTACGGTCTTATCGACTCAGTCTCGGGCTGTACGACCGTTCCATCGCTGTCATGTATGGTCGTCGAAACGTTCAACACCAATCGTGGACTCGCCTCTGCGATTGCGTTCGTGACGGCTGGCGTCATCGCCATCGCCGTCATGGGCGTCATCTACCAGCAGTACAAGGAGGGATTCTGA
- a CDS encoding DHHA1 domain-containing protein: MSDGDAMSTSAFTGGEAGSWARPATAVDEITETLQSLDPLVLSLLVLGAVALVLGAWWFVRWFRRPAGAHFQRVLAEYDEVTVLMHPNPDPDAMSCAMAVDAIAADVGTETTLQYAGEIRHQENRAFRTVLDLEMDSIESSSELAAEATVLVDHNTPRGFTGAQTVEPIAVVDHHPGNGTGTEFTDVRTAYGAASTIFVEYLTDLGATADTDAGLELSPELATGLLYGIQSDTNHLTNGCSKAEFDAAASLYDWIDEDLLGRIANPQVSDDVLQIKATAITEKRVEGPFAVCDVGRVSNTDAIPQAADELMHLEGVTAVIVYGANDGTLHLSGRSRDDRVHMGETLRHAVSDIPMANAGGHARMGGGQVSIEHMRGIGPSDGIDKSEFEERLFSSLSGER; encoded by the coding sequence ATGAGCGACGGGGACGCGATGAGCACCAGCGCGTTCACCGGGGGCGAGGCGGGGTCGTGGGCGCGTCCCGCAACAGCGGTCGACGAGATTACCGAGACGCTGCAGTCACTCGACCCGCTGGTACTCTCGCTGCTGGTGCTTGGCGCTGTTGCCCTCGTGTTGGGGGCCTGGTGGTTTGTACGCTGGTTCCGCAGACCGGCTGGTGCACACTTTCAGCGCGTCCTCGCGGAGTACGACGAGGTAACGGTGCTGATGCACCCGAATCCCGATCCGGACGCGATGTCGTGTGCAATGGCTGTCGACGCAATCGCCGCTGACGTTGGAACCGAGACAACGCTGCAGTACGCCGGCGAGATTCGTCATCAGGAAAATCGAGCATTTCGAACCGTCCTCGACCTCGAGATGGATAGCATCGAGTCGAGTTCGGAACTCGCGGCTGAGGCGACCGTCCTCGTCGACCACAACACACCACGCGGCTTTACGGGTGCCCAGACTGTCGAACCGATTGCCGTCGTTGATCATCACCCAGGCAACGGGACAGGGACGGAGTTTACCGATGTCCGCACGGCATACGGCGCGGCATCGACAATTTTCGTCGAGTACCTGACCGACCTCGGTGCGACAGCCGATACTGACGCCGGCCTTGAACTCTCGCCAGAACTTGCAACGGGTCTCCTCTACGGCATTCAGTCCGATACGAACCACCTTACCAACGGCTGCTCGAAAGCCGAGTTCGACGCGGCTGCGAGCCTCTACGACTGGATCGACGAAGACTTGCTTGGCCGAATTGCCAATCCACAAGTCAGCGATGACGTACTCCAGATCAAAGCAACGGCGATCACCGAAAAGCGCGTCGAGGGCCCCTTCGCGGTCTGCGATGTCGGTCGCGTGTCGAACACCGATGCAATTCCACAGGCTGCAGACGAACTCATGCACCTAGAGGGCGTCACAGCAGTCATCGTCTACGGCGCAAACGACGGCACGTTGCACCTCTCAGGCCGGTCTCGAGACGATCGCGTCCACATGGGCGAGACGCTTCGCCACGCCGTCAGCGACATTCCGATGGCAAACGCTGGCGGCCACGCCCGGATGGGTGGCGGACAGGTCTCGATCGAACACATGCGCGGGATCGGCCCCTCCGATGGAATCGATAAATCCGAGTTCGAAGAACGGCTCTTTTCGTCACTTTCGGGCGAGCGCTAA
- a CDS encoding carbohydrate ABC transporter permease, which yields MATTPDAGPGPNSPDASTAEDETLGPLERFTRGVVTDAEKRDRLYRALFYVAAGFFLVTTLFPFYWLLVLALTPNSQILAGDWEVALPFVGADLPLPHPQGFNVSAFVEVFQQVPFHLYVFNSFVLATITTIIVLVIASLAGYVFGRLEFPGRGPLMLAILVVSYFPPAAFLIPLFDAFLGNELVVPFLGLELFTVPRLVNTPGSMIIPFSALFLPLSIFILTTFYSQIPDGLEDAARVEGTTRLGALFRVIIPLSAPGVATAAVLTFISVYNEYFFSSIMSLQNEPHQWSPLVGGILSYQDQYTTDFNLMAAASIVGVIPVVILVVIAQERIVSGLTAGALKE from the coding sequence ATGGCAACGACACCCGACGCTGGCCCCGGTCCGAACTCCCCCGACGCATCGACGGCCGAGGACGAAACGCTCGGCCCCCTCGAGCGCTTTACTCGTGGGGTCGTTACTGACGCCGAGAAACGCGACCGGCTCTACCGGGCGCTGTTCTACGTCGCAGCCGGCTTCTTCCTGGTAACGACGTTATTCCCGTTCTACTGGCTGCTCGTACTCGCATTGACGCCGAACAGCCAAATCCTCGCGGGCGACTGGGAGGTTGCCCTGCCGTTCGTCGGGGCGGACCTCCCATTGCCCCACCCGCAGGGATTCAACGTCTCCGCCTTCGTGGAGGTGTTTCAGCAGGTTCCGTTCCACCTCTACGTCTTCAACAGCTTCGTGCTCGCAACGATCACGACGATTATCGTTCTGGTCATCGCGAGTCTCGCTGGCTACGTCTTCGGTCGCCTCGAGTTCCCGGGTCGCGGCCCGCTGATGCTCGCAATCTTGGTGGTCTCGTACTTCCCACCAGCAGCGTTCTTGATTCCGCTGTTCGACGCATTCCTCGGGAACGAACTGGTGGTGCCGTTCCTCGGACTTGAGCTGTTTACCGTCCCACGACTGGTGAACACGCCGGGGTCGATGATTATTCCCTTCAGCGCGCTGTTCCTGCCGCTGTCGATTTTCATCCTCACCACGTTCTACAGCCAGATTCCGGACGGCCTCGAGGATGCGGCTCGCGTTGAGGGAACCACGCGGTTGGGCGCGCTGTTTCGCGTCATCATCCCGCTGTCGGCACCCGGCGTCGCGACCGCCGCCGTGTTGACGTTCATCTCGGTGTACAACGAGTACTTCTTCAGCTCGATCATGTCGCTGCAAAACGAGCCCCACCAGTGGTCGCCACTGGTCGGCGGAATCTTGAGCTATCAGGACCAGTACACGACTGACTTCAACCTGATGGCGGCAGCAAGCATCGTCGGGGTGATTCCCGTCGTGATACTCGTCGTGATCGCCCAGGAACGAATTGTAAGCGGACTGACTGCAGGCGCACTCAAAGAATAA
- a CDS encoding substrate-binding domain-containing protein has product MVDGDSQEKRQNSSVSRRTFVKAAGASGATVGLAGCVYGDESSDDAVVWGFDPDAEAEVGEEIVDMLYENGLSDDIDVELQPGDSDTGDRRDTYTQLLESEETQPDLFMMDNGWVNIFIQQGHIANLENELSDDALATIEDEYFESFTETARDPDTGDLYGVPMYPDYPVMQYRKDYAREAGYDDDDFDEWATEPMTWEEWAEITEEIVDASDAEYGLATQWDVFEGTACCTWNEVMSSFGGAYFGGSDNLLGPVGDRPVTVDEPEFIEGLQMMRTFVADEHDDYTLEEYPTGLATSSITSWQEEDAREAIAGGDAVMQRNWPYAIVENITGDDYDISVDDYGTMPMPYGVSEDDAAQQGTGGTTSALGGWHVVLNPNSERTEEAIEVLETIMEDDYSLGLFEIWGWTPPKPHLFETEEAEEIEPIGNYMDTLRVAGENAMPRPVTEVWPDQATLIAEEVNGAVAGDKSPEDAAADLQEGLEATEE; this is encoded by the coding sequence ATGGTTGACGGTGACTCACAGGAGAAGCGACAGAACTCGAGTGTTTCCCGGCGCACGTTCGTCAAAGCCGCCGGTGCAAGTGGTGCGACGGTCGGTTTGGCCGGCTGCGTCTACGGGGACGAAAGCTCAGACGACGCTGTCGTCTGGGGATTCGACCCAGACGCCGAGGCAGAAGTCGGCGAGGAAATCGTCGACATGCTGTACGAGAATGGATTGAGCGACGACATCGACGTTGAACTCCAGCCCGGTGACAGTGACACGGGTGACCGGCGCGATACGTACACGCAACTGCTCGAGAGCGAGGAGACCCAGCCAGACCTGTTCATGATGGACAACGGATGGGTGAACATCTTCATCCAGCAGGGTCATATCGCTAATCTCGAGAACGAGCTCAGCGATGACGCGCTGGCAACGATCGAGGACGAATACTTCGAGTCGTTTACAGAGACGGCGCGTGATCCCGATACAGGCGATCTCTACGGCGTTCCGATGTACCCGGACTACCCCGTGATGCAGTACCGGAAGGACTACGCACGGGAGGCTGGCTACGACGATGATGACTTCGACGAGTGGGCGACCGAGCCGATGACCTGGGAGGAGTGGGCCGAGATCACGGAAGAGATCGTCGATGCGTCTGATGCCGAATACGGCCTCGCAACGCAATGGGACGTCTTCGAGGGGACGGCCTGTTGTACGTGGAACGAGGTCATGTCATCCTTCGGTGGCGCATACTTCGGTGGCTCCGACAACCTCCTCGGGCCTGTTGGCGACCGCCCGGTGACGGTCGACGAACCGGAGTTCATCGAGGGACTCCAGATGATGCGTACCTTCGTCGCCGACGAACACGACGATTACACACTCGAGGAGTATCCAACTGGACTCGCGACCTCGTCGATCACGTCCTGGCAGGAAGAGGACGCTCGCGAGGCAATTGCGGGCGGTGACGCAGTCATGCAGCGCAACTGGCCCTACGCCATCGTCGAGAACATCACCGGTGACGACTACGACATTTCGGTCGACGATTACGGGACGATGCCGATGCCCTACGGCGTAAGCGAAGACGACGCCGCCCAGCAAGGAACCGGCGGAACGACCTCCGCACTCGGTGGGTGGCACGTCGTTCTCAATCCAAATTCCGAGCGTACCGAGGAAGCAATCGAAGTCCTCGAGACAATCATGGAGGACGACTACAGCCTTGGTCTGTTCGAGATCTGGGGCTGGACGCCGCCGAAGCCACACCTCTTCGAAACAGAGGAAGCCGAAGAGATCGAGCCGATTGGCAACTACATGGACACGCTTCGGGTGGCTGGTGAGAACGCCATGCCGCGCCCAGTAACCGAGGTCTGGCCGGACCAGGCAACGCTGATCGCCGAAGAGGTCAATGGGGCCGTTGCTGGCGACAAAAGCCCCGAAGACGCCGCTGCCGACCTGCAAGAGGGACTCGAGGCAACCGAAGAGTGA
- a CDS encoding HVO_0758 family zinc finger protein has product MKSVRKALREGELDKDTYDRLVCGDCDQPLKTENDPDSIKTVRICPDCDAEWKEIR; this is encoded by the coding sequence ATGAAATCTGTCCGGAAGGCACTCCGCGAAGGCGAACTCGATAAGGACACCTACGATCGACTCGTCTGTGGCGACTGCGACCAGCCACTGAAGACCGAAAACGACCCTGACTCGATCAAGACCGTCCGGATCTGTCCGGACTGTGACGCCGAGTGGAAAGAGATTCGGTAA
- a CDS encoding Gfo/Idh/MocA family protein — MASNREPDHDETESNTNEVATGSTITDITSVRTGLVGLGNIGHHHADRLADLGVPVVGGMDVASDAREEFANRYDTAVYDDHRDLYDAVDAVIITTPNKFHEQYAVDAFERDLHVLLEKPIAHSLESAKRVAAAAADSEGVCTVGFNNRFLNAVRLVRERIARGEFGEVTHVEANYVRRRGVPGRGSWFTRRDISGGGALIDLGVHAIDLAMYLLDYPDTEAVTGVTRSEFGSREDYVYLDMWGDDQGADAFDVDDSASAFVRCAGDRTISLEVAWATNRPPTHEFVVRGTDAAATFDLLTNELSIHSASAEGIDHMTDTSIKTSENDSHVDEQKAFFESIVGGRCDGSSIEEALAVQRIVDGIYRSSETGATISFAEKQAEITPEV, encoded by the coding sequence ATGGCATCAAACAGAGAGCCAGACCACGACGAGACGGAATCAAATACGAACGAAGTGGCAACGGGATCGACCATCACGGACATCACGTCCGTTCGGACCGGTCTCGTCGGTCTTGGCAACATTGGCCACCACCACGCCGACCGATTGGCGGACCTCGGCGTCCCGGTCGTCGGGGGCATGGACGTTGCAAGCGACGCTCGCGAGGAATTCGCGAATCGCTACGACACGGCCGTCTACGACGACCACCGCGACCTCTACGACGCTGTCGATGCCGTCATCATCACCACCCCCAACAAGTTCCACGAGCAGTACGCCGTTGACGCCTTCGAGCGTGACTTACATGTGCTCTTAGAGAAGCCAATTGCCCATTCTCTCGAGAGTGCAAAGCGTGTTGCCGCGGCTGCGGCCGACTCCGAAGGCGTGTGTACAGTCGGGTTCAACAACCGATTCTTGAACGCCGTGCGTCTCGTTCGAGAGCGAATCGCTCGTGGCGAGTTTGGCGAGGTAACCCATGTCGAAGCCAACTACGTTCGTCGACGGGGCGTCCCCGGTCGTGGCTCGTGGTTTACACGTCGTGATATCTCCGGTGGCGGCGCGCTGATCGACCTCGGCGTTCATGCCATCGACCTCGCGATGTACCTGCTCGACTATCCCGACACCGAAGCGGTCACTGGCGTTACGCGCTCTGAGTTCGGCTCCCGCGAGGACTACGTCTACCTCGACATGTGGGGCGATGATCAGGGGGCTGACGCCTTCGATGTCGACGACTCTGCCAGCGCGTTCGTCCGCTGTGCGGGCGACCGGACGATTTCGCTCGAGGTCGCATGGGCGACAAACCGACCTCCGACTCACGAATTCGTCGTTCGGGGGACCGACGCCGCTGCGACCTTCGATCTGTTGACGAACGAGCTCTCGATCCACTCCGCGAGCGCTGAGGGGATAGATCACATGACAGATACCTCTATCAAGACCAGCGAAAACGATTCGCACGTTGACGAACAAAAAGCCTTCTTCGAGTCGATCGTCGGGGGTCGCTGTGACGGCTCGAGCATCGAGGAGGCATTGGCTGTCCAGCGAATCGTCGACGGGATCTACCGCTCGAGCGAAACAGGCGCAACGATTTCATTCGCCGAGAAACAGGCAGAGATAACGCCAGAAGTGTAG
- a CDS encoding TrmB family transcriptional regulator, producing MNGDTLIDTLEEAGLSPYQADAFVTLLELGSASATDVAQASSVPDPRIYDVLRGLEEKGYIETYEQDSLHARAHDPADVLEDLRSQANRFENAAEEIEDRWNRPDIEEHAVSIVKRFDTVLTRADELIRTAENQVQIGLTPAQYTELADALEVAHNDGVNVKICFIPPSDTLADVPSTDLLERTCIEARRRDLPAPFVALVDRSWTCFAPHGESTNQYGVIVNDRSLAYVVHWYFLSCLWEVHEPIYSARSDEPPITYVDLRQCLRDVEPLLESGITIDATIYGYETNTGRKITRRGQLTDVEYVGQSATGGERTTLLHLAGQASITLETDEGEFTVGGWGAMIEDIEAIRITIDALE from the coding sequence ATGAACGGCGACACCCTGATTGACACCCTCGAGGAGGCTGGCCTCTCGCCGTACCAGGCTGACGCCTTCGTCACGCTGCTCGAGTTGGGATCGGCGTCGGCAACAGACGTTGCGCAGGCCAGTTCGGTGCCGGACCCGCGAATTTACGACGTTTTGCGCGGGCTCGAGGAAAAAGGGTACATCGAAACGTACGAGCAAGACAGCCTCCATGCTCGTGCGCACGATCCAGCAGACGTTCTCGAGGATCTGCGCTCGCAGGCAAATCGTTTTGAAAACGCCGCCGAAGAGATTGAAGACCGCTGGAATCGACCGGATATCGAAGAGCACGCCGTCAGTATCGTCAAACGCTTCGATACGGTGTTAACGCGGGCCGATGAGCTGATTCGAACCGCCGAGAATCAGGTCCAGATTGGGCTGACGCCGGCCCAGTACACCGAACTCGCCGACGCGCTCGAGGTGGCACACAACGACGGGGTCAACGTCAAAATCTGTTTTATCCCGCCGAGTGATACACTCGCGGACGTGCCCTCGACTGACCTGCTCGAGCGGACGTGTATCGAGGCACGGCGTCGTGATCTCCCCGCGCCGTTTGTCGCGCTCGTCGATCGATCATGGACCTGCTTTGCACCGCATGGCGAGTCAACGAATCAGTATGGCGTCATCGTCAACGACCGCTCGCTCGCGTACGTCGTTCACTGGTACTTCCTTTCCTGTCTCTGGGAAGTCCACGAGCCGATCTATTCGGCACGCAGCGATGAGCCGCCGATTACGTACGTCGACCTCAGACAGTGTCTACGCGATGTCGAACCGCTGCTCGAGTCAGGCATCACTATCGACGCCACAATTTACGGCTACGAGACGAACACCGGCCGAAAGATAACGCGACGGGGGCAACTCACCGACGTCGAGTACGTCGGCCAGTCGGCGACCGGCGGCGAGCGAACGACGCTGCTTCATCTCGCTGGCCAAGCGTCGATCACGCTCGAAACGGACGAGGGTGAGTTCACCGTCGGTGGCTGGGGTGCGATGATCGAAGACATCGAAGCGATCCGAATCACGATCGACGCGCTCGAGTAG
- a CDS encoding ABC transporter ATP-binding protein, with amino-acid sequence MARVTLTDVTKRYDDIVAVDDMNVEIEDGEFICLVGPSGCGKSTTMETIAGLTKPSDGTVQIGETDVTTLPPKDRGVAMVFQNIALFPHMNVADNISFGLRLRNYADDEIDRRVEEAADIVQLNGMLEREPSELSGGQQQRVAIARAIVREPAVFLMDEPLANLDAKLRVHMRTELQRLHKQLDTTIIYVTHDQAEAMTMSDRIAVINDGQLQQIAPPLECYNEPANRFVAGFIGSPSMNFIEGELTATGLTTEHFNLEFDADELVQSSGEAVTMGIRPEDIYPAAQAETLSSASEVIEATTDVLEPMGDEIFVYLSLDDASDGTMTSQEASSAANQLLMSVDPDSMIDEDDAVQVVLDRSKIHLFETETGEALVHGIEGTQISAAQQTGTDAPAESAESAGGQHE; translated from the coding sequence ATGGCACGTGTAACACTCACTGACGTCACGAAACGCTACGACGACATCGTCGCTGTCGACGACATGAACGTCGAAATCGAAGACGGCGAGTTCATCTGTCTCGTCGGCCCGTCGGGCTGTGGCAAGTCGACGACGATGGAAACAATCGCCGGCCTGACTAAACCCTCGGATGGAACGGTACAGATCGGCGAGACGGACGTAACAACCCTTCCACCGAAAGACCGCGGGGTCGCGATGGTCTTCCAGAACATCGCACTGTTCCCGCACATGAACGTCGCCGACAACATCTCGTTCGGCCTTCGACTGCGGAACTACGCCGACGACGAAATCGACCGCCGAGTCGAGGAGGCCGCAGACATCGTCCAACTGAATGGCATGCTCGAGCGCGAACCGAGCGAGCTTTCTGGCGGGCAACAACAGCGGGTTGCGATTGCCCGTGCAATTGTTCGCGAACCTGCGGTCTTCCTGATGGACGAACCGCTCGCCAATCTGGACGCGAAACTGCGGGTCCACATGCGAACTGAACTCCAGCGCCTCCACAAGCAACTGGATACGACGATCATCTACGTCACCCACGACCAGGCCGAGGCGATGACCATGTCCGATCGAATCGCGGTCATTAACGATGGGCAACTCCAACAGATCGCGCCGCCACTGGAGTGCTACAACGAACCAGCCAACCGCTTCGTCGCTGGCTTCATCGGCTCGCCGTCGATGAACTTCATCGAGGGCGAACTGACCGCGACAGGACTGACGACAGAGCATTTCAACCTCGAGTTCGACGCGGATGAACTCGTTCAGTCGAGCGGCGAGGCGGTCACGATGGGCATTCGTCCGGAGGATATCTATCCGGCTGCACAGGCCGAGACGCTTTCGAGCGCCTCGGAAGTGATCGAGGCGACAACGGACGTCCTCGAGCCGATGGGCGACGAGATTTTCGTCTACCTCTCGCTGGACGATGCTAGCGATGGGACGATGACGAGCCAGGAGGCATCGAGTGCGGCGAATCAACTCCTGATGAGCGTTGATCCGGACTCGATGATCGACGAAGACGACGCGGTTCAGGTCGTCCTCGACCGATCGAAGATACACCTCTTCGAGACGGAAACGGGCGAGGCGCTCGTCCATGGCATCGAAGGAACCCAGATCAGTGCAGCCCAGCAGACCGGCACGGACGCGCCAGCGGAGAGCGCAGAAAGCGCAGGTGGGCAACATGAGTGA
- a CDS encoding DUF5791 family protein, with the protein MFHEQRTTVPDAPGDLRAEYHRDLSAVLETTGASDAAAATDLEPETIDAVLADDDPELSLEEAAQIQALTDGAPDAETIVTIACEHLLLGMTTAVLDVDALESELAIAMDAKEIQQKIEQRAPMSFDEYVHIQHAIVANTP; encoded by the coding sequence ATGTTCCACGAACAGCGAACGACAGTGCCGGATGCGCCGGGTGACCTGCGGGCGGAGTATCACCGCGATCTGTCGGCTGTACTCGAGACAACCGGTGCCAGTGACGCCGCAGCAGCGACTGACCTCGAACCCGAAACCATCGACGCCGTCCTCGCAGACGACGACCCCGAACTGTCACTCGAGGAAGCCGCTCAGATTCAGGCGCTTACAGATGGCGCACCCGACGCAGAGACCATCGTGACGATCGCCTGTGAACATCTTCTGTTGGGGATGACGACGGCAGTCCTTGACGTCGACGCCCTCGAGAGCGAACTCGCAATTGCGATGGATGCCAAAGAGATCCAGCAGAAAATCGAACAGCGCGCGCCGATGTCGTTTGACGAGTACGTACACATCCAGCACGCGATCGTCGCCAACACGCCATAG
- a CDS encoding SDR family oxidoreductase, whose protein sequence is MDVAILGCGYIGCALGRQLAARGHRSIGVRRSERGLEQIETAGFEAVQADITDADQLAEIPDVDAVVFAASSGGRDAEAAREIYVEGLKTTIDAFGERESSPDRLVYTSSTGVYGDHGGDWVDEETPIDPTTAKTEVLAEAERVALERPAEHGFDGTVARFAGLYGPDRYRLERYLEGPVTEGYLNMVHRNDAAGSVRYLLTEDRARDDIVQVVDDEPVSKWAFADWLAHECDLPEPPKQTKAERLEAGDLSEASRRRILTSKRCSNGYLRDLGYEFVYPTYREGYRDALEAYCGE, encoded by the coding sequence ATGGACGTTGCAATTTTGGGTTGTGGCTACATCGGCTGTGCGCTCGGCCGGCAACTCGCCGCGCGTGGCCACCGATCGATCGGGGTTCGACGCTCTGAGCGAGGCCTCGAGCAAATCGAGACGGCCGGGTTCGAGGCCGTACAGGCAGATATCACCGACGCGGACCAGTTGGCTGAAATTCCTGATGTCGACGCCGTCGTCTTCGCCGCGAGCAGCGGTGGGCGAGATGCCGAGGCCGCCCGCGAAATCTACGTCGAGGGATTGAAAACGACAATCGACGCGTTTGGCGAGCGCGAGAGCAGTCCCGACCGCCTCGTCTACACGTCTTCAACCGGCGTCTACGGCGACCACGGCGGCGACTGGGTTGACGAGGAGACACCGATCGACCCGACGACGGCGAAAACCGAGGTTTTGGCCGAGGCCGAACGCGTCGCGCTCGAGCGCCCGGCCGAACACGGCTTCGACGGCACGGTCGCCCGTTTTGCAGGCCTTTACGGTCCTGATCGCTACCGACTCGAGCGGTATCTCGAGGGCCCGGTCACGGAGGGGTATCTGAACATGGTTCATCGCAACGACGCCGCTGGGTCCGTCCGATACCTGCTTACCGAAGACCGTGCCCGTGACGATATTGTTCAGGTCGTCGACGACGAACCCGTCTCCAAGTGGGCGTTTGCAGACTGGCTCGCACACGAGTGTGATCTGCCCGAACCACCGAAACAGACCAAAGCCGAGCGACTCGAGGCAGGTGACCTCTCGGAAGCGTCGCGACGACGGATACTGACGAGCAAGCGCTGTTCGAACGGGTATCTCCGGGACCTTGGCTACGAGTTTGTCTACCCGACGTATCGCGAGGGGTATCGCGACGCACTCGAGGCGTATTGCGGCGAGTAG